A region of Pyxidicoccus parkwaysis DNA encodes the following proteins:
- a CDS encoding FAD-dependent monooxygenase, with amino-acid sequence MSIATGTAPRHVLIAGAGIGGLTLACALRRAGHTFTVFERADALRWVGAGIIVQMNAAVALRRIGLDTAVASAGASPTDSAILKPSGAAITRLPIQKLQRELGAPMTCLHRARLQGVLLEHAGAEYVRLGLAATGFRDDGDGVTVTLSDGSTVKGDALVGADGLRSAVRSGLLGDAPLRYSGYTSWRGISPEVPSVRPGCVSETWGRGARFGVVPIGFGQVYWYATLNAPPGGQDAPGTTRVRLQEVFRGWHAPISDLLAATPDDAIVRTDIHDRPPVQRWSHGRVTLLGDAAHPMTPNLGQGGCQAIEDAVVLAECLSTDADVARALVTYEQRRRERANQIVLRSWRLGQMAQMESPTGRFLRDALFRLVPSGLAARGVKDLVRSAA; translated from the coding sequence ATGTCAATTGCCACGGGCACCGCACCCAGGCACGTCCTCATCGCCGGTGCTGGAATCGGCGGCCTCACGCTGGCCTGCGCGCTCCGCCGCGCGGGCCATACCTTCACCGTCTTCGAGCGCGCGGACGCGCTGCGCTGGGTGGGTGCGGGCATCATCGTCCAGATGAACGCCGCCGTGGCCCTGCGCCGCATCGGCCTCGACACCGCCGTGGCCTCGGCCGGCGCCAGTCCCACGGACAGCGCCATCCTCAAGCCCTCGGGCGCGGCCATCACCCGGCTTCCCATCCAGAAGCTCCAGCGGGAGCTGGGCGCTCCCATGACGTGCCTGCATCGCGCCCGGCTCCAGGGCGTGTTGCTGGAGCACGCGGGCGCGGAGTACGTGCGGCTGGGGCTCGCGGCGACGGGCTTCCGCGATGACGGTGACGGCGTGACGGTGACGCTGTCCGATGGGAGCACCGTGAAGGGCGACGCGCTGGTGGGCGCGGATGGCCTGCGCTCGGCGGTGCGCAGCGGGCTGCTCGGAGACGCGCCCCTGCGGTACTCCGGCTACACGAGTTGGCGCGGAATCTCTCCCGAGGTCCCCAGTGTGCGGCCGGGCTGCGTCTCGGAGACGTGGGGCCGGGGCGCTCGCTTCGGCGTCGTGCCCATCGGCTTCGGACAGGTGTACTGGTACGCCACGCTCAACGCGCCTCCCGGTGGCCAGGACGCTCCCGGCACCACGCGCGTGCGGCTCCAGGAAGTCTTCCGGGGCTGGCACGCGCCCATCTCGGACCTGCTCGCCGCGACGCCGGACGACGCCATCGTCCGCACCGATATCCACGACCGGCCGCCCGTGCAGCGTTGGAGCCATGGGCGCGTGACGTTGCTCGGCGACGCCGCGCACCCGATGACGCCCAACCTGGGGCAGGGCGGGTGTCAGGCCATCGAGGACGCCGTGGTGCTGGCCGAGTGTCTGTCCACCGACGCAGACGTGGCGCGCGCCCTCGTCACGTACGAGCAGCGCCGCCGCGAGCGCGCCAATCAAATCGTGCTCCGCTCATGGCGGCTCGGGCAGATGGCGCAGATGGAGAGCCCCACCGGCCGCTTCCTGCGCGACGCGCTCTTCCGGCTCGTGCCCTCGGGACTCGCCGCTCGGGGCGTCAAGGACCTGGTTCGCTCCGCGGCGTGA
- a CDS encoding putative metal-binding motif-containing protein — protein MRFMKPLGLGAVLMLCACTVPSLEELLSDRSVKVEATFDFKAGCIAVLARDKAAPDKSRTTRFEAAQLDASKRRVDTEVQRGADWGPTLEIIATAHEQSCTGPEVARSTKTVTLDTEGVKTVSLALSAVDADGDGFVPTSGGGTDCDDNNAAVSQRTFYRDGDGDGYGAGEPMKGCVAPAQYVARDGDCDDTTTERAPGRTELCDGLDNDCANGIDNGLVLSSFYLDADHDGAGAGPVVMACAAPPNHVASSDDCDDSDPQRKPGLAEVCDDKDNDCDNLVDEGLPVSTFYRDRDGDGFGTATDTQQKCRAPTGYVVGNTDCNDNAVSVNPNAREVCNDFDDNCRNGVDEGFNKVWYRDADGDTYGKQSDSVTGCTPPAGYVAPTSFFDCNDSDRTVNPGATEKCNDIDDNCMGGTDEPFTSGSTRKGDSCSTPCTGIYVCNAAQDGTICNAPSPTNYYTDADGDGDGATSATAQPYCPGQSVPPNLADRNTDCDDTDKYNKGNGIEVCDQRDNNCNAPADEDNVCMGGDWKALTDPAVMGRDWNTVAINKDSASGYPVWIAGANGALARRSGAGETFTSFDGECGFTTWNAAWVGNDGSVYLAGNAGKLARYTGTACDQLVTLVGVSNVTGIIGFEDATLTLYAVDENGRLHSWVPGNTPVRLDDNAPIYRDVHGFDRTRLFIAGEDGTNKAPVMETYTGGLNTTNMSVSGPTGASLRSVWMASPTLAYAVGDSSMILRWSGTSWAAVTPPAVGDYTSVCAPDSTSVYVTNATGVIYRYTGVQWLPPLYTSSPPNPLRDIASVNPANIWAVGPGGRVIHFPELP, from the coding sequence ATGCGTTTCATGAAGCCGTTGGGTCTGGGCGCGGTGCTGATGCTTTGCGCCTGCACCGTTCCGAGCCTGGAGGAGCTTCTCTCTGACCGCTCCGTCAAGGTGGAAGCGACCTTCGACTTCAAAGCAGGTTGCATCGCAGTTCTCGCGCGTGACAAGGCCGCCCCCGACAAGAGCCGCACCACCCGTTTCGAGGCCGCGCAGCTCGATGCGTCGAAACGACGGGTCGACACCGAGGTCCAGCGGGGAGCGGACTGGGGGCCGACGCTCGAAATCATCGCCACCGCGCACGAGCAGTCGTGCACCGGGCCCGAGGTGGCGCGCTCGACGAAGACGGTGACGCTGGACACGGAAGGCGTGAAGACCGTGTCCCTCGCGCTGAGCGCGGTGGATGCCGATGGTGACGGCTTCGTCCCCACGTCCGGAGGTGGCACGGACTGCGATGACAACAACGCCGCCGTGTCGCAGCGCACCTTCTACCGGGACGGCGACGGCGACGGGTACGGCGCGGGTGAGCCGATGAAGGGCTGCGTGGCGCCCGCCCAGTACGTGGCGCGTGATGGAGACTGCGACGACACCACCACCGAGCGGGCCCCAGGACGGACCGAATTGTGCGACGGGCTCGACAATGACTGCGCCAACGGCATCGACAACGGCCTGGTGCTGAGCAGCTTCTACCTGGACGCGGACCACGACGGCGCGGGTGCGGGGCCGGTGGTGATGGCCTGTGCCGCGCCGCCCAACCACGTGGCGTCCAGCGACGACTGTGATGACAGCGACCCACAGCGCAAGCCCGGGCTGGCGGAGGTGTGCGACGACAAGGACAACGACTGCGACAACCTGGTGGATGAAGGCCTGCCGGTGAGCACCTTCTACCGGGATAGGGACGGCGACGGCTTTGGCACCGCGACGGATACCCAGCAGAAGTGCAGAGCACCGACCGGCTACGTGGTTGGCAACACCGACTGTAATGACAACGCGGTCAGCGTGAATCCCAACGCCCGGGAGGTGTGCAACGACTTCGACGACAACTGCCGCAACGGCGTGGACGAGGGCTTCAACAAGGTCTGGTACCGCGACGCCGACGGCGACACCTACGGCAAGCAGAGCGACTCGGTGACGGGCTGCACGCCGCCCGCGGGCTACGTGGCACCCACCAGTTTCTTCGACTGCAACGACAGCGACAGAACGGTGAACCCCGGCGCCACGGAGAAGTGCAACGACATCGACGACAACTGCATGGGCGGCACGGATGAGCCCTTCACGAGCGGGTCGACGCGGAAGGGCGATTCCTGCAGCACCCCCTGCACGGGCATCTACGTGTGCAACGCGGCACAGGACGGCACCATCTGCAACGCGCCGTCGCCGACCAACTACTACACCGACGCGGATGGCGACGGAGATGGCGCCACCAGCGCCACCGCGCAGCCTTACTGCCCCGGCCAGAGTGTCCCTCCCAACCTGGCGGACCGGAACACCGACTGCGACGACACGGACAAGTACAACAAGGGCAACGGCATCGAGGTCTGCGACCAGCGGGACAACAACTGCAACGCCCCCGCTGACGAGGACAACGTGTGCATGGGCGGCGACTGGAAGGCGCTGACGGACCCGGCCGTCATGGGGCGCGACTGGAACACGGTGGCCATCAACAAGGACAGCGCCAGCGGCTACCCGGTGTGGATTGCCGGGGCCAACGGCGCGCTGGCCCGGCGTAGCGGCGCGGGCGAGACGTTCACCAGCTTCGACGGCGAGTGCGGCTTCACCACCTGGAACGCCGCCTGGGTGGGCAATGATGGAAGCGTGTACCTCGCGGGCAACGCGGGCAAGCTGGCCCGGTATACCGGGACCGCCTGCGACCAGCTGGTCACGCTGGTGGGCGTCTCCAACGTCACGGGCATCATCGGCTTCGAAGACGCGACCCTGACTCTCTACGCGGTGGATGAAAACGGCCGCCTGCACTCCTGGGTGCCGGGCAATACGCCGGTACGGTTGGACGACAACGCCCCCATCTACCGGGATGTCCATGGCTTCGACAGGACGCGCTTGTTCATCGCGGGGGAGGATGGCACCAACAAGGCTCCTGTCATGGAGACCTATACCGGGGGGCTGAACACCACGAACATGAGCGTGTCAGGGCCCACCGGCGCCAGCCTCCGGAGTGTGTGGATGGCCTCGCCAACGCTCGCGTACGCAGTGGGAGACAGCTCCATGATCCTGAGGTGGAGCGGCACTTCCTGGGCGGCCGTAACGCCTCCGGCGGTCGGCGACTACACGAGCGTCTGCGCGCCGGACAGCACGTCGGTCTACGTCACGAACGCGACAGGCGTCATCTACCGGTACACGGGAGTGCAGTGGCTGCCACCGCTCTACACCTCGTCGCCTCCGAACCCGCTCCGGGACATCGCGAGCGTCAACCCGGCCAACATCTGGGCCGTGGGGCCTGGAGGCCGCGTCATCCACTTCCCCGAGCTGCCCTGA
- a CDS encoding transporter substrate-binding domain-containing protein, which produces MVFSSCWSPSSARWLLAAALLVTVTACKREADEPPPAPPAKPIVVEEDDPPFPEELLARSEAPTPAAAPAEPTPPPEPPFTGDLAELRKRGTLRVLVDGSEEEALPRQGMPQEQDRAWLERFAEKHGMRVELIPVASFDQLIPMLREGRGDLIAADLTVTPERAKEIAFTRPLARVNEVVVGKRGAQGLPHKPEELAGRTVHVRASSTFAATLKELAKEKAPGLVIEAVPETLDPEELAWQVSRGERPLTVVDSHLLTAMEAYNPDVEGLFPIAEGRQLAWAVRLENPALRAALDAFLIERALTEGRDQRVTVDLDGIRKRGVLRVLTRNSPVTYFLHRGEQAGFDYQMAKLAAEALKVRLEVVVPPTYEELLAWLKEGRGDVIAAALTATEERAKQVAFSMPYLYVDEVLVQKAGAGKPASLDALKGQAIHLRKSSSHFANLSALAAQHGFTLVEEPEDMDTETLIDRVARGEIPYTVTDSHILAAERVYRDDVEAAMTLPGQGTPAGKDGHYGIAFAVRKESPKLKAFLDGFVKKTYRGVEYNVARRRYFEGHRDEAPATVETALGAGEISPYDPLVQTYSARYGLDWRLMVAQMFQESRFNPKARSWVGAQGLFQVMPATGRELGFVKLEDPDQGIHAGVKYMHQLIGRIAPEIPFKQRLRFALAAYNAGLGHVLDARRIALEQGLDANRWFGNVEKAMLMLEKPKYYRRARHGFCRGTEPVKYVSEIQTRYGNYTEVVQR; this is translated from the coding sequence GTGGTGTTTTCTTCCTGCTGGAGCCCGTCGTCCGCGCGGTGGCTGCTCGCCGCCGCACTGCTCGTCACCGTCACCGCGTGCAAGCGGGAGGCTGACGAACCGCCGCCCGCGCCGCCCGCGAAGCCCATCGTCGTGGAGGAGGACGACCCGCCGTTCCCCGAGGAGCTGCTCGCCCGCTCCGAGGCGCCCACCCCGGCGGCGGCACCCGCCGAGCCCACGCCGCCGCCCGAGCCGCCCTTCACCGGAGACCTCGCGGAGCTGCGCAAGCGCGGCACGCTGCGCGTCCTCGTGGACGGCTCCGAGGAGGAGGCCCTCCCGCGCCAGGGCATGCCCCAGGAGCAGGACCGCGCCTGGCTGGAGCGCTTCGCGGAGAAGCACGGCATGCGGGTGGAGCTCATCCCCGTCGCCAGCTTCGACCAGCTCATCCCGATGCTGCGCGAAGGGCGCGGGGACCTCATCGCCGCCGACCTCACGGTGACGCCGGAGCGCGCGAAGGAAATCGCCTTCACCCGTCCCCTGGCGCGCGTGAATGAAGTCGTGGTGGGCAAGCGCGGCGCGCAGGGACTGCCTCACAAGCCGGAGGAGCTGGCGGGCCGCACCGTGCACGTGCGCGCCAGCTCCACCTTCGCCGCCACGCTGAAGGAGCTGGCGAAGGAGAAGGCTCCAGGGCTCGTCATCGAGGCGGTGCCGGAGACGTTGGACCCGGAGGAGCTCGCGTGGCAGGTGTCGCGCGGCGAGCGTCCGCTGACGGTGGTGGACAGCCACCTGCTCACGGCGATGGAGGCGTACAACCCGGACGTGGAGGGGCTGTTCCCGATTGCCGAGGGACGGCAGCTCGCGTGGGCGGTGCGCCTGGAGAACCCCGCGCTGCGCGCCGCGCTGGATGCCTTCCTCATCGAGCGCGCGCTCACCGAGGGTAGAGATCAGCGTGTCACGGTGGACCTGGACGGCATCCGCAAGCGCGGGGTGCTCCGCGTCCTCACGCGCAACAGCCCGGTGACGTACTTCCTCCACCGGGGCGAGCAGGCCGGCTTCGACTACCAGATGGCGAAGCTCGCCGCCGAGGCGCTGAAGGTGCGGCTGGAGGTGGTGGTGCCTCCCACGTACGAGGAGCTCCTCGCGTGGCTGAAGGAGGGCCGTGGTGACGTCATCGCCGCCGCGCTCACCGCCACTGAGGAGCGTGCAAAGCAGGTGGCCTTCAGCATGCCGTACCTCTACGTGGACGAGGTCCTCGTGCAGAAGGCCGGGGCCGGGAAGCCCGCGTCGCTGGACGCGCTGAAGGGCCAGGCCATCCACCTGCGCAAGTCGTCCAGTCACTTCGCCAACCTGAGCGCGCTGGCGGCGCAGCATGGCTTCACGCTCGTCGAGGAGCCGGAGGACATGGACACGGAGACGCTCATCGACCGCGTGGCGCGCGGAGAGATTCCGTACACGGTGACGGACAGCCACATCCTCGCGGCGGAGCGCGTGTACCGCGACGACGTGGAGGCGGCGATGACGCTGCCGGGGCAGGGCACTCCGGCGGGGAAGGACGGGCACTACGGGATTGCCTTCGCGGTGCGGAAGGAGAGCCCGAAGCTGAAGGCCTTCCTCGACGGCTTCGTGAAGAAGACGTACCGCGGCGTCGAGTACAACGTGGCCCGCCGCCGCTACTTCGAGGGCCACCGCGACGAGGCTCCGGCCACGGTGGAGACGGCGCTGGGCGCGGGGGAGATTTCGCCGTACGACCCGCTGGTGCAGACGTACTCGGCGCGCTACGGCCTGGACTGGCGGCTGATGGTGGCGCAGATGTTCCAGGAGAGCCGCTTCAACCCGAAGGCCCGGAGCTGGGTGGGCGCGCAGGGGCTCTTCCAGGTGATGCCCGCGACGGGGCGGGAATTGGGCTTCGTCAAGCTGGAGGACCCGGACCAGGGCATCCACGCGGGCGTGAAGTACATGCACCAGCTCATCGGCCGGATTGCGCCGGAGATTCCCTTCAAGCAGCGCCTGCGCTTCGCGCTCGCCGCGTACAACGCGGGACTGGGCCACGTGCTCGACGCGCGCCGGATTGCGCTGGAGCAGGGCCTGGATGCGAACCGCTGGTTCGGCAACGTGGAGAAGGCCATGCTCATGCTGGAGAAGCCGAAGTACTACCGCCGCGCCCGCCATGGCTTCTGCCGTGGCACGGAGCCGGTGAAGTACGTGTCGGAAATCCAGACCCGCTACGGCAACTACACGGAGGTGGTGCAGCGCTGA
- a CDS encoding HD domain-containing protein, with product MKTKAAPPLALLQGRKTLPLIEAYFELNHLKQLFRQGWLRVGIPPERCESVAEHSFFVALLGLFVAEGFFPQADASKVVRIALLHDLGEAYAGDITPHDGVDKAAKHALERRAVETIFGKLPRAAEYLSLWDEYEHGTSFEARLVRQLDRLEMGLQACVYEHHGMGDLSQFYASVDKALESPELRAVLAELESLRPA from the coding sequence ATGAAGACCAAGGCCGCGCCGCCGCTGGCCCTGCTCCAGGGGCGGAAGACACTCCCGCTCATCGAGGCCTACTTCGAGCTGAACCACCTCAAGCAGCTCTTCCGCCAGGGCTGGCTGCGCGTGGGCATTCCGCCGGAGCGCTGCGAGAGCGTGGCGGAGCACTCGTTCTTCGTCGCGCTGCTCGGGCTGTTCGTCGCGGAGGGCTTCTTCCCCCAGGCCGATGCGTCGAAGGTGGTCCGCATCGCGCTGCTTCATGATTTGGGCGAAGCATACGCGGGAGACATCACCCCGCATGACGGCGTGGACAAGGCCGCCAAGCACGCGCTGGAGCGGCGCGCGGTGGAGACCATCTTCGGCAAGCTGCCGCGCGCCGCGGAGTACCTGTCCCTCTGGGACGAGTACGAGCACGGCACGTCCTTCGAGGCGCGGCTGGTGCGGCAGCTCGACAGGCTGGAGATGGGCCTGCAGGCGTGCGTCTACGAGCACCATGGCATGGGCGACCTCTCGCAATTCTACGCCTCGGTGGACAAGGCGCTGGAGTCGCCGGAGCTGCGCGCGGTGCTCGCGGAGCTGGAGTCGCTGCGCCCCGCGTGA
- a CDS encoding MBL fold metallo-hydrolase, with protein sequence MLTEVAAGPYTVRGISVGGVYTSLQVPELDSVLDVGVPIRSFAGTDRIFLSHAHPDHASGLGSLLGIRRLIGKGPPQVFLPAEIEAPVQESLAVLSRLHHTSMEVRTVPLRHGDVHALGHGLHVRAFRTHHPVPSLGYQFLRRISKLRPEFHGLPPQDIARRRQAGENLLEEVDRLELAYATDTLSRVLETEPSVLESRVLILECTFVDARHTVQDAQERWHLHLDELAARADLFRNEALVLMHFSQAHGPEEVQATIRARLPPSLYERVRVFAPTTGRWFG encoded by the coding sequence ATGCTCACCGAGGTCGCAGCGGGTCCCTATACCGTCCGCGGAATCTCCGTCGGCGGCGTGTACACGTCCCTCCAGGTGCCGGAGTTGGACTCCGTGCTCGACGTCGGCGTGCCCATCCGTTCCTTCGCGGGGACCGACCGCATCTTCCTCAGCCATGCACATCCGGACCATGCCAGCGGGCTCGGCTCGCTGCTCGGCATCCGCCGGCTCATCGGCAAGGGCCCGCCGCAGGTCTTCCTGCCCGCCGAAATCGAGGCGCCCGTGCAGGAGTCCCTCGCGGTGCTGTCCCGCCTGCATCACACGTCCATGGAAGTGCGCACCGTTCCGCTGCGTCACGGAGACGTCCACGCGCTCGGGCATGGCCTGCACGTGCGCGCCTTTCGTACGCACCACCCGGTGCCGTCGCTCGGCTACCAGTTCCTCCGCCGCATCTCCAAGCTGCGCCCCGAGTTCCACGGCCTTCCGCCACAGGACATCGCCCGGCGGCGTCAGGCGGGAGAGAACCTCCTCGAGGAGGTGGACCGGCTCGAATTGGCCTATGCGACCGACACGCTCTCACGCGTGCTGGAGACCGAGCCCTCGGTGCTCGAATCGCGCGTCCTCATCCTCGAGTGCACCTTCGTGGACGCGCGCCACACCGTGCAGGATGCGCAGGAGCGCTGGCACCTGCACCTCGATGAGCTCGCCGCTCGCGCCGACCTCTTCCGCAATGAGGCGCTGGTGCTGATGCACTTCAGCCAGGCGCACGGCCCCGAGGAGGTCCAGGCCACCATCCGTGCGCGCCTGCCTCCGTCCCTCTACGAGCGAGTCCGCGTCTTCGCTCCCACCACGGGCCGCTGGTTCGGGTGA
- a CDS encoding NADH:flavin oxidoreductase/NADH oxidase — MSSLLFSPMALRGVQLHNRIAVSPMCQYSADDGFANDWHFVHLGSRAVGGAALIIAEATAVEDIGRISPQDLGIWKDAHVEPLARITRFLELHGAVAGIQLAHAGRKGSTLRPWEGEGAASPEAGGWRPVGPTSTSFGPGYPEPLALDVKGIARVVRSFADATVRARAAGFRLIEVHAAHGYLLHQFLSPLSNTRKDEYGGSFENRVRLTREVVRAVREKWPDELPVIVRLSCTDWVEEGWSLEDSVALARLLLLDGADLIDCSSGGVIPGVKIPAGPGYQTPFAEHIRREAGIPTGAVGLIRSAMQAEHILRTGQADLVILARELLRDPYWPLRSARKLHAEVKWPMQYERARN; from the coding sequence ATGAGCAGCCTCCTCTTCAGCCCCATGGCCTTGCGTGGAGTCCAACTCCACAACCGCATCGCCGTCTCACCCATGTGCCAGTACTCCGCCGACGACGGCTTCGCGAACGACTGGCACTTCGTCCATCTGGGCAGCCGGGCGGTCGGCGGCGCGGCGCTCATCATCGCCGAGGCCACCGCCGTCGAGGACATCGGCCGCATCTCCCCGCAGGACCTTGGCATCTGGAAGGACGCGCACGTCGAGCCGCTCGCTCGCATCACCCGGTTCCTCGAACTGCACGGCGCCGTGGCTGGCATCCAGCTCGCTCACGCCGGGCGCAAGGGTTCCACGCTGCGCCCCTGGGAAGGCGAAGGCGCAGCGTCTCCCGAGGCCGGAGGCTGGCGCCCCGTCGGCCCGACCTCCACCTCGTTCGGTCCAGGCTACCCCGAACCCCTTGCCCTCGATGTGAAGGGAATCGCTCGCGTCGTGCGCTCCTTCGCTGACGCCACCGTGCGCGCTCGTGCAGCCGGCTTCCGTCTCATCGAGGTCCACGCCGCACACGGCTACCTGCTCCATCAATTCCTCTCGCCACTCTCCAACACGCGCAAGGACGAGTACGGCGGCTCGTTCGAGAACCGCGTCCGCCTCACGCGCGAGGTGGTGCGTGCCGTGCGCGAGAAATGGCCGGACGAGCTTCCCGTCATCGTCCGCCTGTCCTGCACCGACTGGGTGGAGGAGGGCTGGTCGCTTGAGGACTCCGTCGCGCTCGCGCGGCTGCTCCTGCTGGACGGCGCGGACCTCATCGACTGCTCCTCGGGCGGCGTCATCCCTGGCGTGAAGATTCCCGCCGGCCCGGGGTACCAGACGCCCTTCGCCGAGCACATTCGCCGCGAGGCAGGCATCCCCACCGGCGCGGTGGGCCTCATCCGCTCAGCGATGCAGGCCGAGCACATCCTCCGCACGGGCCAGGCCGACCTCGTCATCCTCGCGCGCGAATTGCTCCGCGACCCGTACTGGCCCCTGCGCTCCGCCCGCAAGCTTCACGCGGAGGTGAAGTGGCCCATGCAGTACGAGCGCGCCCGCAATTGA
- a CDS encoding DUF3396 domain-containing protein, with protein MSERYPRVRVMAENGYTLAREAVHICFYMHRPYVEVAPDLLRALDVFVDAVGSQTLGLYADSEGEWQELDEAGWKHIRSWLSGRLGFMSHLRDTSRGNAYVFESYGKPANTAQINRPDATCAAYFRIPTELMEEHGPGWVRTLALQLAGALPFSTGHAGLAIAGDLDLVGVSQRLRPYVFRYPGLDVLPMLHVSWEIGTKVRGPAWLTFLGQPALNGLGGIAALRDRLHSPGTTVEPLGNDSAVITLGDWPEAGDTEQGKTLPAYRELARVLEPWLFREEHPNAMNLSFTPEELLRWERRFLD; from the coding sequence ATGAGTGAGCGCTACCCTCGAGTCCGCGTCATGGCGGAGAACGGCTACACCCTGGCCCGGGAAGCGGTGCATATCTGCTTCTACATGCACCGGCCATACGTCGAGGTCGCGCCAGACCTGTTACGCGCGCTGGACGTCTTCGTTGACGCGGTGGGTTCTCAGACACTGGGCCTGTATGCGGACTCCGAAGGCGAGTGGCAGGAACTCGACGAGGCTGGCTGGAAGCACATTAGGTCCTGGCTGAGCGGCCGTCTTGGTTTCATGTCGCATTTGAGAGACACGTCGCGAGGGAACGCCTACGTCTTCGAGTCCTACGGGAAACCGGCCAACACCGCGCAGATCAATCGGCCTGATGCCACCTGTGCCGCGTACTTCAGGATTCCCACCGAACTCATGGAGGAGCACGGTCCTGGGTGGGTGCGTACGCTTGCCTTGCAACTCGCGGGAGCACTGCCCTTCTCGACCGGCCATGCAGGACTTGCGATAGCTGGCGACCTCGACCTCGTGGGTGTGTCGCAGAGGTTGCGCCCATACGTCTTCCGCTATCCCGGCCTCGACGTCCTCCCGATGCTGCACGTCTCCTGGGAGATCGGCACCAAGGTACGAGGCCCCGCGTGGCTCACGTTCCTCGGGCAGCCCGCGTTGAACGGGCTCGGAGGCATCGCCGCGCTGCGGGACCGCCTCCATTCTCCCGGCACCACTGTCGAGCCGCTGGGTAACGACAGCGCCGTCATCACGCTCGGCGATTGGCCGGAGGCAGGAGACACAGAGCAGGGCAAGACGCTCCCCGCCTACCGTGAGCTGGCCCGAGTCCTGGAGCCGTGGCTCTTCCGCGAGGAGCATCCCAACGCCATGAACCTGAGCTTCACACCCGAGGAACTGCTCCGCTGGGAGCGCCGCTTCCTCGACTGA
- the def gene encoding peptide deformylase, with product MVLKIVQAGEPVLRQKARDLTPEEIGSPETQRLIEMMRDTMRDAPGVGLAAPQVGVGLRVVVIEDRAEYQAGVAPADLAARERAPVAFHVLINPKLVVEDATPAEFHEGCLSVSGFAALVARHRGVRVEALNEHGQPVTVSAKGWYARIIQHELDHLDGTLYIDRMETRSFTTAENHRRYQAGRSTAELRAALGLPERKG from the coding sequence ATGGTGCTCAAAATCGTCCAGGCAGGGGAGCCGGTGTTGCGGCAGAAGGCGCGGGACCTGACTCCGGAGGAGATTGGCAGTCCCGAGACACAGCGCCTCATCGAGATGATGCGCGACACGATGCGCGACGCGCCGGGAGTGGGGCTCGCGGCGCCGCAGGTGGGTGTGGGGCTCCGGGTGGTGGTGATTGAGGACCGGGCCGAGTACCAGGCGGGCGTTGCCCCTGCGGACCTGGCGGCGCGCGAGCGCGCTCCCGTGGCGTTCCACGTGCTCATCAATCCGAAGCTCGTGGTGGAGGACGCGACGCCCGCGGAGTTCCATGAGGGCTGCCTGAGCGTGAGCGGCTTCGCGGCCCTCGTGGCGAGGCACCGGGGCGTGCGCGTGGAGGCGCTGAACGAGCACGGCCAGCCGGTGACGGTGAGCGCGAAGGGCTGGTACGCGCGCATCATCCAGCACGAGCTGGACCACCTGGACGGCACGCTCTACATCGACCGGATGGAGACGCGCAGCTTCACCACGGCGGAGAACCATCGCCGTTACCAGGCGGGGCGCAGCACCGCGGAGCTCCGCGCGGCCCTGGGGCTGCCCGAGCGGAAGGGGTAG
- a CDS encoding ferritin-like domain-containing protein produces MSDTKPELLPDLVRRLVAEAWTFRRQVELDAELRFVRLTERLAGLGAPEPLVDLARRAAEDERRHAGMCERLAREYGQEALPPVPVAVEEVAPPALPLREQVLYEVVAACCITETESTAVLTTLLVPDGPPRVRAVLRDILRDEVAHSRLGWAWLSHEHERGAVGFLSRHVPAMLEGTAAPNLFAPGRPEEESPALLKHGVLPHARKRETFVRALRDVVFPGLERFGVDTAPARTWVERRSAAGA; encoded by the coding sequence GTGAGCGACACGAAACCAGAGCTGCTGCCGGACCTGGTGCGGCGGCTCGTCGCCGAGGCGTGGACGTTCCGCCGTCAGGTGGAATTGGACGCGGAGCTGCGCTTCGTCCGTCTGACGGAGCGGCTCGCGGGGCTCGGTGCCCCTGAGCCCCTTGTCGACCTGGCTCGCCGCGCCGCGGAGGACGAGCGGCGCCACGCGGGCATGTGCGAGCGGCTCGCGCGTGAATACGGCCAGGAGGCGCTGCCACCGGTTCCGGTCGCGGTGGAGGAGGTGGCTCCGCCCGCGTTGCCGCTGCGAGAGCAGGTGCTCTACGAGGTGGTCGCCGCCTGCTGCATCACCGAGACGGAGAGCACCGCCGTGCTCACCACGCTGCTGGTGCCGGACGGGCCGCCGCGAGTGCGCGCGGTGCTGCGCGACATCCTTCGGGACGAGGTGGCGCACAGCCGCCTGGGCTGGGCGTGGCTGTCGCACGAGCACGAGCGGGGCGCGGTGGGCTTTTTGTCGCGCCATGTGCCGGCGATGTTGGAGGGCACCGCGGCGCCCAACCTCTTCGCGCCGGGACGGCCGGAGGAGGAGAGTCCGGCGTTGCTGAAGCACGGCGTGCTGCCGCATGCGCGGAAGCGGGAGACCTTCGTGCGGGCGTTGCGCGACGTGGTCTTCCCGGGGCTGGAGCGCTTCGGAGTGGACACGGCGCCGGCTCGGACGTGGGTGGAGCGACGGAGCGCCGCGGGAGCGTAG